The window TCTCCAAGGGCAATGATTGATAATACATTCAAACACACACAAAAACCTCTAACCACCTCTGTGGCGGCAAGCAGTCCAGTCAGTCATCTTTCACGCGCGCACGACAAGAATCAAATTACGACAGCATGCGGGTCATGTCGTTGCGGATGCGCTGGTAGTCGAGGACACCCTCGATGCTACCGACGGCGCTGATGGCGACGTCCTGATCCCACAGCTTGCGGCTGGCGAATTCCATGACGTCCTTCTCGGAGATCTGGCCGACGGTGCGCTCGATGTCCTCGGGGCTGAGGCGGCGGCCAGTGGTGATGATCTGGCGGCCGATGTCCTCGGcaacggcggtggtgccgtcCAGAGACAGGAGGATGGAGGCCTTGAGCTGGGCCTTGGCGCGCTCGACCTCGGCGGAGGTGACGCTGGTGCAGAGGCGGGACCACTCGCGGAGGGTGAAGTGGACCAGGTCGTCCAGCTGGCTAAAGTTCTCCGAGACCAGGTAGATACCCCAGAGACTGTTGGTTACAATATTAGCCGCAAATTCACAAAGTTCGAGATGGCAAATGAAACTTACCCAGTGTCGCTATAGCTGGTGGAAAAGCTCATGAAGCTGTTGGCAaggttgtggttgttgacGTGGGCGCTGAGCTTGCTGCCAAGGAAAGGCGACTGGCCCATGGCACGGTCCCAGTTGCCGACGATAGCCTGGGTGACCAGGGCAGTGAAGTAGTCATCATCCTTCCAGCTGACACCCTCGACGGCCAGAGCGATGTGAGCGGAGCCGACGGTGTCATCCCGCAGACGGACCTCGGAGCCGATGAACTCGGGGGTGCGCTTCTGCTCGGCAGTGAGAGCCTGGGCCGCGGAGGTCGGGGGCTTGCTGGGGAGAGCGCCGAAGTGCTGCTCAGCCAGACGCACAAGCTGCTCGTGCGGGATGCCACCGGAACCGACCAGGACCATGCGGTCGGCAGTGTAATTGGTCTTGATGTAATCGGTCAGGTTGTCCCGGgagatggtctggatgttCTCCTTGGGGCCGAGGATGGTGCGGCCCAGGGGCTGGTTCTGGAACGCGGTGGCGTGCAGGTGGTCGAAGACAACCTCCTCAAGCTGCTTGTCAacctcctcctgctcgcGCAGGATCACGTCGCGCTCCCgctcgatggcggcgggCTCCAGCTTGGAGTTCTGGAGGATGtcggcgaggatgtcaaCGGCCTTGGGGACGTCGGCGTTAAAGGACTTGGCGTAGTAGACGGTGTTTTCACGCTGCGGGTGCAATTAGTAGTGAAGAGGGAGGCTGTATTGGGTATTCCGGCCATACCGAGGTGTAGGCGTTGAGGTGAGCGCCCatgttctcgatctcgagTTCCAATTGGTGCTGCGACCGCTTGTTGGTGCCCTATAAGACAAGTCAGATAGTCTATTCGCGTTGGGAGGTCCGTAGGATCCGACCTTGAAGGCAAGGTGCTCGAGGAAGTGCGCAGTGCCGTTGGTCTTGTCGGTCTCTGCCCGGCTACCGGCGTCGATCCACACGCCGACGGTGGAGG of the Penicillium psychrofluorescens genome assembly, chromosome: 1 genome contains:
- a CDS encoding uncharacterized protein (ID:PFLUO_000963-T1.cds;~source:funannotate), with product MASRRLAFNLNQALRSRAALKSIQPVKRGFASPVALPSTTQSTTLSNGFTIATEHSPWAQTSTVGVWIDAGSRAETDKTNGTAHFLEHLAFKGTNKRSQHQLELEIENMGAHLNAYTSRENTVYYAKSFNADVPKAVDILADILQNSKLEPAAIERERDVILREQEEVDKQLEEVVFDHLHATAFQNQPLGRTILGPKENIQTISRDNLTDYIKTNYTADRMVLVGSGGIPHEQLVRLAEQHFGALPSKPPTSAAQALTAEQKRTPEFIGSEVRLRDDTVGSAHIALAVEGVSWKDDDYFTALVTQAIVGNWDRAMGQSPFLGSKLSAHVNNHNLANSFMSFSTSYSDTGLWGIYLVSENFSQLDDLVHFTLREWSRLCTSVTSAEVERAKAQLKASILLSLDGTTAVAEDIGRQIITTGRRLSPEDIERTVGQISEKDVMEFASRKLWDQDVAISAVGSIEGVLDYQRIRNDMTRMLS